Proteins found in one Salvia splendens isolate huo1 chromosome 10, SspV2, whole genome shotgun sequence genomic segment:
- the LOC121750342 gene encoding protein IQ-DOMAIN 1-like: MGRKGNWLSSVKKAFSPNSKKSKRAQKSNNVSFENEKPIVAADSPKPETTEESHPHPLPPLEDAKFEEVEDEQTRHAYSVAVASAAAAEAAVAAAQAAAEVVRLTTVSQFAGKSAEEVAAIKIQTAFRGYQARRALRALRGLVRLKSLVDGPTVKRQTGNTLKCMQTLSRVQSQIQSIRLRMLEENRALQRQLLQKRAKELESLRMGEEWDDSLQSKEQIEANMLHKYEAAMRRERALAYSYTHQQTWKKSARSPNLLFMDPTNPHWGWSWLERWMAARPWETPSTADKELNNDRSSIKSGGNGTVGEVTKSFARHQLNSEVSPSSPASQKPPSHPSPATPLSKAVSSSMASRKLKPASPRGSGVSQEEDSRSIFSIQSERNNRRHSIAGSSVRDDESLASSSSVPSYMVMTQSAKAKSRLPSPLGLENGTATPEKGSVKKRLSFPASPARPRRHSGPPRVETISVAADNGTNGELS; this comes from the exons ATGGGCAGAAAAGGAAATTGGTTGTCTTCAGTTAAGAAGGCTTTCAGCCCAAATTCTAAGAAATCAAAG AGAGCCCAAAAATCGAACAATGTATCGTTCGAGAATGAGAAGCCAATAGTTGCTGCTGACTCTCCTAAGCCGGAGACTACTGAAGAATCTCATCCTCACCCTCTTCCGCCATTGGAAGATGCTAAGTTTGAGGAGGTGGAAGATGAGCAGACGAGACATGCTTACTCTGTTGCAGTTGCTTCGGCTGCAGCTGCTGAAGCTGCAGTAGCAGCAGCGCAGGCTGCGGCTGAGGTGGTACGGCTGACCACTGTGTCTCAGTTTGCTGGAAAATCTGCTGAGGAAGTGGCAGCTATTAAAATCCAGACTGCTTTCCGTGGCTACCAG GCAAGGAGGGCATTGCGGGCTCTAAGAGGGCTGGTCAGGCTGAAATCACTCGTTGATGGGCCCACTGTCAAACGCCAAACTGGAAATACTCTAAAATGCATGCAGACTTTATCTCGCGTGCAGTCTCAGATTCAATCCATAAGACTGAGGATGTTGGAGGAGAACCGGGCACTCCAGAGACAGCTCCTGCAGAAACGTGCAAAAGAACTCGAGAGTTTGAGG ATGGGAGAGGAGTGGGATGATAGTCTACAGTCAAAGGAACAGATTGAGGCAAACATGCTGCACAAATACGAAGCTGCAATGAGGCGAGAAAGAGCCTTAGCTTATTCATACACTCATCAG CAAACGTGGAAGAAATCGGCAAGGTCTCCCAACTTGCTGTTCATGGACCCCACTAATCCTCACTGGGGTTGGAGCTGGTTAGAGCGATGGATGGCTGCACGGCCATGGGAGACTCCGAGCACAGCAGATAAAGAACTGAACAACGACCGTTCATCAATCAAGAGCGGTGGAAATGGGACTGTTGGAGAAGTCACAAAGTCTTTTGCTCGTCATCAACTCAACTCCGAGGTATCACCATCCTCACCAGCCAGCCAAAAACCTCCCAGCCACCCGTCCCCGGCAACCCCCCTATCGAAGGCTGTATCTTCGTCTATGGCTTCCCGGAAACTGAAACCGGCGAGCCCAAGAGGCAGCGGGGTGAGTCAAGAAGAAGACTCGAGGAGCATATTCAGCATACAGTCAGAACGGAATAATAGGAGGCACAGCATTGCTGGTTCTTCAGTTAGAGACGACGAGAGCTTGGCTAGCTCTTCGTCCGTGCCAAGCTACATGGTGATGACACAGTCAGCAAAGGCCAAGTCGAGATTGCCAAGCCCGTTAGGGTTGGAGAATGGCACCGCTACACCGGAGAAAGGATCAGTCAAGAAACGTCTCTCATTTCCGGCTTCGCCGGCCAGACCAAGGCGACACTCTGGACCCCCAAGGGTCGAAACTATCTCCGTTGCCGCCGACAATGGCACAAATGGGGAGCTCAGCTGA
- the LOC121751287 gene encoding uncharacterized protein LOC121751287: MQIEKEDEDKLGLEDMLHKFLQLYASRVFSKLSYAKKGNEVLEPEKFPETLIQVKLVGCDFLGGGNACEERESFIFPCHMVASFEIVELISGSMTGKIFASIDLQLYD; encoded by the exons ATGCAAATA GAGAAGGAAGACGAGGACAAGCTGGGGCTTGAGGATATGTTGCATAAGTTTCTGCAACTTTATGCTTCCAGAGTCTTCTCTAAGCTTAGTTATGCAAAAAAAG GAAACGAGGTTTTGGAACCGGAGAAGTTTCCCGAGACATTAATCCAAG TGAAACTGGTGGGATGTGATTTTCTTGGTGGTGGAAATGCCTGCGAGGAACGAGAAAGCTTCATTTTCCCATGCCACATGGTTGCATCCTTTGAAATCGTAGAATTAATATCAGGTAGCATGACAGGTAAAATCTTTGCAAGTATAGACCTGCAACTATATGATTGA
- the LOC121750482 gene encoding B-box zinc finger protein 20-like — MKIQCDVCGKEAASVFCTADEAALCQNCDNRVHNANKLASKHPRFSLLNPQLKESPRCDICQERQALLFCQEDRALLCRECDIPIHKANKLTKKHNRFLLTGVKLSAAVSTHQGATSSSGSQSEREIKTSVANASSNANCSETSSNPVRGNETSLPLSEQASDSTSSISEYLIETIPGWHVEDLMDPSSHYGYY, encoded by the exons ATGAAGATTCAATGCGACGTTTGTGGGAAAGAAGCAGCGTCCGTATTCTGCACCGCAGATGAAGCCGCCCTCTGCCAGAACTGCGACAACAGAGTTCATAACGCCAATAAGCTGGCTAGCAAACACCCCCGTTTCTCTCTTCTTAATCCTCAGTTGAAAGAATCTCCGCGCTGCGACATTTGCCAG GAAAGACAAGCATTACTGTTCTGTCAAGAAGACAGGGCTTTACTTTGTCGAGAATGTGATATACCAATACACAAGGCCAACAAACTCACCAAGAAGCATAACAGGTTTCTTCTAACTGGGGTCAAGCTTTCTGCAGCCGTTTCTACACATCAAGGTGCTACATCGTCCAGTGGATCGCAATCTGAAAGAGAGATCAAAACTTCAGTCGCTAATGCAAGCTCAAATGCAAATTGTTCAGAGACGTCATCTAATCCTGTGAGGGGGAATGAGACGAGCCTACCCCTCAGTGAGCAAGCTTCAGACTCGACCAGTAGCATATCGGAGTACTTAATAGAGACTATCCCCGGTTGGCATGTTGAAGACTTGATGGATCCTTCTTCCCATTATGGTTACT ATTGA